The Equus quagga isolate Etosha38 chromosome 10, UCLA_HA_Equagga_1.0, whole genome shotgun sequence genome includes a region encoding these proteins:
- the LOC124245874 gene encoding phosphatidylinositol-binding clathrin assembly protein-like, whose translation MGSFASKAALGATTDELAEPEPKHLADLIQYINETNMSVEHLADVLSEKTRSSSWVVVFKALVTVHHLMVHGNERFIQHLASRNSLFTLHNFLDKSVVEGYTMSTFIRRYSRYLNEKSLACRLIASDITKTKRGTNGMMRTMNTKELLNTLPVIQIQFDALLNFNANSDELTNGIIHAAFMLLFKDSLRLFAAYNEGILNLLDKYFDMRKNQCKESLDIYIKFLERMTKLARFLKVAEQVGIDQNDIPHLTQAPHSLLEALKQHLASLEEKKDILPPHRLFPLHDMLQPILPSQAHKPVGARQQGGTIRANNLDGSLSSLVGNFNFGENPVNK comes from the exons ATGGGGTCGTTTGCGTCCAAGGCTGCCCTCGGGGCGACCACCGATGAGCTCGCGGAACCAGAGCCGAAACACCTAGCCG ATCTAATACAGtacataaatgaaacaaatatgaGTGTTGAACATCTGGCTGATGTTCTTTCTGAGAAAACTCGGAGCAGCAGCTGGGTGGTGGTGTTCAAAGCCCTGGTTACTGTGCATCACCTTATGGTACATGGAAATGAG CGTTTTATCCAACATCTTGCATCTAGAAACTCTTTGTTTACTTTACACAACTTTCTGGATAAAAGTGTCGTGGAAG gCTATACTATGTCAACCTTCATCAGACGATATAGCAGATACTTGAATGAAAAGTCGCTCGCATGTAGACTGATCGCATCTGACATCACCAAAACCAAGAGAGG GACGAATGGTATGATGAGAACTATGAATACTAAAGAGCTGCTAAACACACTTCCAGTTATTCAAATTCAGTTTGATGctcttcttaattttaat gcAAATTCAGATGAACTAACTAATGGTATAATACATGCCGCTTTCATGCTCCTCTTTAAGGATTCTCTTCGTCTCTTTGCAGCCTATAATGAGGGGATCCTTAATCTGCTAG acAAGTATTTTGACATGAGGAAGAACCAGTGCAAGGAAAGTTTGGATATTTACATCAAATTCCTCGAAAGAATGACCAAATTGGCACGGTTTCTGAAAGTTGCAGAG CAAGTTGGAATTGACCAGAACGACATTCCACATCTTACTCAG GCACCCCACAGTTTACTTGAAGCACTAAAACAGCATTTAGCTtctttggaagagaaaaaggacattttacCTCCTCACAG attatttccCCTACATGATATGTTACAACCAATATTACCTTCACAAGCCCACAAACCGGTTGGAGCCAGACAGCAAGGTGGAACAATTAGAGCAAACAACCTGGATGGCTCACTTTCTAGCCTTGTAGGAA ATTTTAACTTTGGAGAAAATCCAGTCAACAagtaa